The following coding sequences lie in one Fusarium poae strain DAOMC 252244 chromosome 1, whole genome shotgun sequence genomic window:
- a CDS encoding hypothetical protein (BUSCO:25388at5125) has translation MASDASAFTAIDPPPSTRTEATPPAIIPSDDAAIRLLKRPRSPSPSSPRSLAAQSQGLLGLGSPAKSARLALASSLSPTPLTAAAALEDERRRREANENDDGTRGPAPTSDNPGHRVLTSLMSGGVQAMSRPVDAPQLATTAAMDPSPKASNPVSLAQTATSQVEEHGATSPQSTNSLVGVPVTESPTPMDVDATKVDPHQQQHQQSSQQVVGQEERHQPGSLSYPGSLQATGNLAETPTRGMSFPMPTPGQTSPTSSGSKKHKCPYCNTEFTRHHNLKSHLLTHSQEKPYVCTECQMRFRRLHDLKRHGKLHTGEKPHVCPKCDRKFARGDALARHSKGAGGCAGRRSSMGSFIDDNDLENSIAEADDSAMSGLAYDNAEEEELRRQSLPSITAQHVAGAQADGYGAHARTYPPPGPRPGTGGLYPPNVNQNQTNSNSSQPVTNNIAGHNANAGISSVAAANANMYSQTGITESPKPLSPGVQGHEVNNLARQRSPSLTQQLQQAQFGRRASDLQSPHNSQSRPKLPGLSHPEFAAPSSTGFSHTRSGSGAQSTNDSGNMFAQSDPSVWAYVQTLEEKIKALTDKVSTLDHVVADLKQQIETRDAAAAAVAKV, from the coding sequence ATGGCATCGGACGCCTCCGCCTTTACCGCGATCGATCCCCCGCCCTCAACGCGCACAGAGGCGACCCCTCCTGCTATCATCCCTTCAGACGACGCAGCTATCAGGCTACTCAAGCGGCCTCGCTCACCGTCTCCTTCATCGCCGCGCTCGCTCGCCGCGCAGTCCCAGGGTCTGTTGGGTCTTGGGTCACCTGCCAAGTCTGCCCGCCTGGCTCTCGCGTCCAGTCTTTCCCCAACGCCTTTGACTGCAGCGGCTGCCCTTGAGGACGAGCGCCGACGACGCGAAGCCAACGAAAACGACGACGGGACACGAGGCCCAGCGCCCACAAGCGACAACCCTGGCCACAGGGTTTTAACTTCACTCATGTCTGGAGGTGTTCAGGCTATGAGCCGCCCTGTTGACGCGCCTCAGCTGGCGACAACTGCAGCTATGGACCCATCTCCAAAAGCATCGAATCCCGTGTCGCTGGCGCAAACCGCCACAAGTCAGGTTGAAGAGCATGGAGCGACGAGTCCACAAAGTACAAACAGCCTGGTCGGTGTGCCTGTCACAGAGAGCCCGACCCCAATGGACGTGGACGCGACCAAAGTTGATCCgcaccaacaacaacatcaacaatcaTCGCAACAAGTAGTCGGACAGGAAGAGAGACATCAGCCTGGATCACTATCATACCCCGGCTCTCTTCAGGCTACTGGCAATCTGGCAGAAACTCCGACTAGAGGCATGAGCTTCCCAATGCCCACACCTGGTCAGACGTCTCCTACTTCATCAGGTTCCAAGAAGCACAAATGCCCCTACTGCAACACCGAGTTTACGCGCCATCACAATCTTAAGAGCCATTTGTTGACACACAGCCAAGAAAAACCTTATGTTTGCACCGAATGCCAAATGCGCTTCCGCCGTCTTCATGACTTGAAGCGGCACGGTAAATTACACACTGGCGAGAAGCCTCATGTCTGCCCTAAGTGCGATCGGAAGTTTGCTCGGGGCGATGCTCTTGCTCGTCATTCTAAAGGGGCTGGTGGCTGTGCTGGACGGCGATCCAGCATGGGTAGCTTTATCGACGATAATGATTTGGAGAACAGTATCGCCGAAGCTGACGACTCAGCTATGTCTGGACTCGCATATGATAatgctgaagaagaagagctgaGGCGTCAAAGCCTGCCGAGCATCACGGCCCAGCATGTTGCTGGAGCGCAAGCTGATGGCTATGGCGCACATGCTCGAACTTATCCACCTCCGGGCCCCCGACCTGGAACTGGGGGTCTGTATCCCCCTAATGTCAACCAAAACCAGACGAACTCCAACTCGTCGCAGCCTGTCACCAACAATATTGCTGGGCACAATGCCAACGCTGGGATCTCGTCAGTTGCGGCGGCAAATGCGAACATGTATTCCCAGACTGGTATAACCGAGAGTCCCAAACCTTTGAGCCCTGGAGTACAGGGACATGAAGTAAACAACTTGGCTCGTCAACGCTCACCCAGCCTAACCCAGCAGCTGCAACAAGCACAGTTTGGACGTCGGGCATCGGACCTACAATCACCACACAATTCTCAATCTCGGCCGAAGCTTCCTGGACTCTCGCACCCCGAATTCGCTGCTCCTAGTTCGACTGGGTTCTCTCACACGCGGAGCGGGAGCGGCGCACAGTCTACTAATGATAGCGGAAACATGTTTGCTCAAAGTGATCCTAGTGTGTGGGCATATGTTCAGACGTTGGAAGAGAAGATTAAGGCGCTCACAGACAAGGTTTCGACTCTAGACCATGTGGTTGCAGACCTGAAACAACAGATTGAAACGCGCGACGCAGCGGCAGCGGCTGTCGCCAAGGTTTAG
- a CDS encoding hypothetical protein (BUSCO:34950at5125~CAZy:GH132): MKNIITYTLAATLAAGATAQHHNHQHMHARRHAGSKVEKRSPDVITEYVVGATETVYELAGKEIDINAAKAGLNGGNLVIVGESNPTYDAPVAPQTPAAQPEQATQPKKEVGAQFYESKTVEASTAAAEPAYSAPAVVKPTKPKADKPKTGGSTSGFTGTGSGVDKKFKSGEVDCDTFPSEYGAVALDWLELGGWSGIQYVPDFTLSSTSIFKIATAIKGEGCTPGAMCSYACPAGYQKTQWPSAQGADKESVGGLYCNENGKLELTREDFDTLCDAGVGGVTIQNDLDEDVVTCRTDYPGTENMVIPALASAGGSVNICNPDQEKYYVWDGSGTSAQYYVNKKGYSIEDACVWDSPKGKDAGNWSPVVLGVGQAADGNTYISIFQNLPTSTALLDFNIEIKGDVNSKCSYVNGKWSEGGSGCTTTMPKGGKAVIRYF, encoded by the exons ATGAAGAACATCATCACTTACACCCTTGCGGCCACGCTTGCCGCCGGCGCCACCGCCCAGCACCACAACCATCAGCACATGCACGCTCGTCGTCACGCTGGATCCAAGGTCGAGAAGCGCAGCCCCGATGTTATCACCGAGTACGTTGTCGGTGCCACTGAGACTGTTTACGAGCTTGCTGGCAAGGAAATCGACATCAACGCCGCCAAGGCCGGTCTAAACGGAGGTAACCTCGTCATTGTTGGCGAGTCTAACCCTACCTACGACGCTCCTGTTGCTCCCCAGACCCCCGCTGCTCAACCTGAGCAGGCTACCCAGCCCAAGAAGGAGGTCGGCGCCCAATTCTACGAATCCAAGACTGTTGAAGCTTCTACCGCCGCTGCTGAGCCTGCCTACTCTGCTCCCGCTGTCGTCAAGCCCACCAAGCCCAAGGCTGACAAGCCCAAGACTGGTGGCTCCACCTCTGGTTTCACCGGCACTGGCTCCGGCGTCGACAAGAAGTTCAAGAGCGGCGAGGTCGACTGCGACACCTTTCCCTCCGAGTACGGCGCTGTTGCCCTTGACTGGCTCGAGCTCGGTGGCTGGTCTGGTATCCAATACGTTCCTGACTTTACCCTCTCATCCACCAGCATTTTCAAGATTGCCACCGCTATCAAGGGCGAGGGCTGCACTCCCGGAGCTATGTGCTCTTACGCATGCCCCGCCGGTTACCAGAAGACCCAATGGCCCTCCGCTCAGGGTGCCGATAAGGAGTCTGTTGGTGGTCTTTACTGCAACGAGAACGGCAAGCTCGAGCTGACCCGGGAGGACTTCGACACCCTTTGCGATGCTGGTGTCGGTGGTGTTACCATCCAGAACGACCTCGACGAGGACGTCGTCACTTGCCGAACTGATTACCCCGGAACTGAGAACATGGTTATCCCCGCTCTTGCCAGCGCTGGTGGCTCCGTCAACATCTGTAACCCCGACCAGGAGAAGTACTATGTCTGGGATGGCTCCGGCACATCTGCTCAGTACTACGTCAACAAGAAGGGTTACAGCATCGAGGATGCTTGTGTTTGGGACAGCCCTAAGGGCAAGGACGCTGGCAACTGGTCCCCTGTTGTCCTCGGTGTCGGTCAAGCTGCCGATGGTAACACCTACATCTCTATCTTCCAGAACCTACCCACTAGCACTGCCCTGCTTGATTTCAACATTGAGATCAAGGGAGATGTCAACTCCAAGTGCTCTTACGTCAACGGAAAGTGGAGCGAGGGCGGATCTGGCTGCACT ACCACCATGCCCAAGGGTGGCAAGGCTGTTATCCGATACTTCTAA
- a CDS encoding hypothetical protein (TransMembrane:12 (i73-96o140-160i167-187o193-213i225-248o260-278i380-402o422-442i449-467o473-491i503-522o542-561i)), whose protein sequence is MSLNRVQSIETLTAPPGHHHGASIERRGSDASLRVRRLTFNPVPQDFETASLRPDEQPAETVGAFEVPSWKRLLQIAAAVVHCLFAAGIVFGYAAIKPVLKLEGAYSDICEAAIHQRSTSHVGAISDDPHNTCVEIRLNLMFTVAAVGTNLAALPVGALLDNYGPRVCGMLGCLFLTTGALLMAYARSLPFDGLLPGYLFLALGGPFTYISSFQLSNAFPRHSGFILALLTGAFDSSSALFLVYRLVYNATDGAFTLHRFFLLYLVVPLLIFISQILIMPGQSYKTVGELVDQAAEADDDIIVHSTTSTQQEIDEHTALLRDERREERERREAVVQDIENLLGSAKGDDQVEASERKHVASGVWGVLHDCTVIEQIRSPWFILICLFTVVQMTRINFFVATIRPQYEAIFGDRESAVRVNTFFDVALPAGGIFAIPFIGTALDHVSTVLVLSALVACGTLIGILGVLPFEWAAYTGIILFVLYRPFYYTAVSDYSAKVFGFRTFGTVYGLIICLSGLLNFSQSGLDVLFHQTFNGNPVPVDIMLLVIGLVVGVSLVVFVAMELRKMQQKSRAGISQ, encoded by the exons ATGTCGCTGAACCGAGTTCAAAGCATTGAGACGCTGACGGCTCCACCTGGTCATCATCATGGGGCTTCTATTGAGAGAAGGGGTAGCGATGCGAGTCTGAGGGTTCGGCGGTTGACATTTAATCCTGTACCGCAGGACTTTGAGACTGCATCGCTGAGGCCGGATGAGCAGCCTGCTGAGACTGTTGGTGCTTTTGAGGTCCCTTCATGGAAGAGATTGC TCCagattgctgctgctgttgtacATTGCCTCTTTGCAGCAGGCATAG TTTTTGGTTATGCTGCCATCAAACCCGTCCTCAAGCTCGAAGGCGCATATTCCGATATCTGCGAGGCCGCCATCCATCAACGCTCGACAAGTCATGTAGGCGCCATTTCTGACGATCCGCATAACACGTGTGTTGAGATTAGGCTGAACTTGATGTTCACAGTCGCCGCTGTCGGGACGAACCTTGCCGCTCTTCCTGTCGGAGCGCTCCTTGATAACTATGGTCCTCGTGTCTGTGGTATGTTAGGATGCCTCTTTTTGACCACAGGCGCATTACTCATGGCTTATGCCCGGTCTCTACCGTTTGATGGACTTCTACCAGGTTATCTATTTCTTGCTCTCGGAGGTCCATTCACCTACATCTCGTCTTTCCAGCTCTCAAACGCTTTCCCACGACACTCTGGATTCATCCTGGCACTTTTGACTGGCGCATTCGACTCCTCGAGCGCACTGTTTCTTGTTTACCGTCTTGTATATAACGCCACAGATGGAGCCTTTACTTTGCACcgcttcttcctcctttaTTTAGTTGTCCCATTGTTAATCTTCATCAGCCAGATTCTGATCATGCCAGGCCAATCTTACAAGACGGTTGGAGAACTTGTCGACCAAGCTGCTGAGGCGGATGACGATATCATCGTCCACTCAACTACAAGCACGCAGCAGGAAATTGACGAGCATACCGCCCTGCTGCGCGATGAGCGTCGTGAGGAAAGAGAGCGGCGCGAAGCCGTGGTACAAGACATCGAGAACCTATTGGGATCCGCCAAGGGTGATGACCAAGTTGAAGCCAGTGAACGAAAACATGTTGCTTCGGGAGTATGGGGAGTTCTTCACGACTGTACTGTCATCGAACAGATTCGGTCTCCTTGGTTCATACTCATCTGTCTTTTCACTGTTGTGCAAATGACGCGAATCAACTTCTTTGTCGCTACCATCCGACCACAGTACGAGGCTATTTTTGGCGACCGTGAAAGCGCAGTCAGGGTCAACACCTTCTTTGATGTGGCCCTCCCAGCTGGCGGGATCTTTGCGATTCCTTTTATTGGGACAGCTCTTGACCATGTCAGCACAGTTCTTGTGCTGTCAGCTCTTGTGGCATGCGGTACACTCATCGGCATTCTGGGCGTATTGCCTTTTGAGTGGGCAGCATACACTGGAATTATCCTTTTCGTTCTATATCGTCCGTTTTACTACACTGCAGTGTCTGACTACAGTGCCAAGGTGTTTGGTTTCCGAACGTTCGGAACTGTGTACGGTCTTATCATCTGCCTCTCTGGCCTGCTCAACTTTTCACAGTCTGGTCTCGATGTTCTCTTTCACCAGACCTTCAACGGCAACCCAGTGCCCGTCGATATCATGCTTCTGGTTATCGGCCTGGTTGTAGGGGTCTCACTTGTGGTCTTTGTAGCAATGGAGCTTCGTAAGATGCAGCAAAAGTCCAGGGCGGGTATATCTCAATGA